One window from the genome of Schistocerca piceifrons isolate TAMUIC-IGC-003096 chromosome 1, iqSchPice1.1, whole genome shotgun sequence encodes:
- the LOC124784493 gene encoding gamma-aminobutyric acid receptor-associated protein-like: MMFQYKEEHPFEKRKEEGEKIRRKYPDRVPVIVEKAPKSRLADLDKKKYLVPSDLTVGQFYFLIRKRIHLRPEDALFFFVNNVIPPTSATMGSLYQEHHEEDFFLYISYSDENVYGC, from the coding sequence ATGATGTTTCAATACAAAGAAGAACATCCTTttgagaaaaggaaagaagaaggcgAGAAAATTAGACGAAAGTATCCCGATAGAGTTCCCGTCATTGTGGAGAAAGCTCCGAAATCAAGGCTTGCTGATCTGGACAAGAAGAAATATCTTGTTCCATCAGATTTGACAGTGGGCCAGTTCTACTTTCTCATAAGGAAGAGGATCCATCTGAGGCCAGAGGACGCCTTGTTCTTCTTCGTCAACAACGTAATTCCACCAACTAGTGCAACTATGGGTTCCCTGTATCAAGAGCACCACGAAGAGGATTTCTTTCTGTATATTTCGTACAGCGACGAAAATGTGTATGGTTGTTGA